In Providencia sneebia DSM 19967, one DNA window encodes the following:
- a CDS encoding YifB family Mg chelatase-like AAA ATPase, whose amino-acid sequence MALAIVFTRASIGISAPLVSVEAHISKGLPSLTLVGLPETAVKESRDRVRSALLNSGFDYPTKKMTINLAPADLPKEGGRYDLAIAIAILAASGQIPNKLLGQFEFLGELALSGEIRHVTGAIPAAQAALKETRQLILSAQNQHELNLLPDDSVKFSQSLLEISHFLHEKITLLSNLHPTEIPEPPNIEGNISDIIGQEQGKRALEICASGGHNLLLLGPPGTGKTMLASRLITLLPSLTSQEALEVASLHSLCNNNPQEYYWPSRPFRAPHHCASMAALVGGGSLPKPGEISLSHNGILFLDELPEFSRSVLDALREPLESKQIIISRAKAKVCFPANFQLIAALNPSPTGHYQGENSRCSPTKILRYLARISGPFLDRFDLSIEIPLLPFGTLSHQQHQSETSEQIRARVVLAREKQIDRIGKLNCQLSPKETTRLCQLSTKDALFLEHALNKLGLSIRAWHRILRVARTIADLNESINIEKRHLLEALGYRAMDKLLLHLQKQVS is encoded by the coding sequence ATGGCATTAGCTATCGTATTCACAAGAGCATCTATCGGAATTAGTGCTCCACTTGTCAGTGTCGAGGCTCATATCAGCAAAGGACTGCCAAGTTTAACACTCGTCGGATTACCCGAAACAGCAGTTAAAGAATCAAGAGACAGAGTTCGTAGCGCTTTACTCAATAGTGGTTTTGACTACCCTACAAAAAAAATGACGATTAACTTAGCACCAGCAGACCTGCCAAAGGAAGGAGGCCGCTATGATCTCGCTATTGCGATTGCCATCCTTGCGGCTTCAGGACAAATTCCAAACAAATTATTGGGTCAATTTGAATTTCTTGGTGAACTCGCGCTATCAGGTGAAATACGTCATGTTACTGGCGCAATACCCGCAGCTCAAGCAGCATTGAAAGAAACAAGACAGCTTATTCTTTCTGCCCAAAATCAACATGAATTGAATCTATTACCTGATGATAGCGTTAAATTTAGTCAATCTTTATTAGAAATTAGCCATTTTCTACATGAAAAAATAACGCTTTTATCTAATCTACATCCGACTGAAATCCCAGAACCACCAAATATTGAAGGAAATATCAGTGATATTATTGGTCAAGAACAAGGTAAAAGAGCACTTGAAATTTGTGCAAGTGGAGGACATAACTTACTGTTATTAGGGCCGCCAGGAACAGGTAAAACAATGCTTGCTAGTCGGCTTATCACTTTGTTGCCCTCACTCACTTCCCAAGAGGCTCTCGAGGTTGCTTCACTACATAGTTTATGCAATAACAACCCTCAAGAATATTACTGGCCATCTAGGCCGTTTAGAGCACCACATCATTGTGCATCAATGGCAGCACTAGTTGGCGGCGGCAGTTTACCAAAACCTGGGGAGATATCGCTTTCACATAATGGCATTCTATTTCTTGATGAGCTGCCAGAATTTAGTCGCTCTGTACTAGATGCATTAAGAGAACCATTAGAATCAAAACAGATCATTATTTCTAGGGCAAAAGCTAAGGTCTGTTTTCCGGCAAATTTTCAGCTTATTGCGGCATTAAACCCAAGCCCAACAGGTCACTATCAAGGGGAAAATAGCCGCTGTTCACCCACTAAAATTCTTCGTTACCTTGCTCGAATTTCAGGGCCCTTTCTTGATAGATTTGATTTATCGATTGAAATACCACTTCTTCCATTCGGCACATTAAGTCACCAACAGCACCAAAGTGAAACAAGTGAACAAATACGCGCCCGCGTCGTGCTAGCAAGAGAAAAGCAAATAGATAGAATAGGTAAACTAAATTGCCAATTATCGCCAAAAGAAACCACAAGATTATGCCAACTCAGCACAAAAGATGCTCTTTTTTTAGAACATGCTCTTAATAAACTTGGGTTATCTATTCGTGCTTGGCATCGCATATTGAGAGTGGCAAGAACAATCGCAGATCTTAATGAATCGATTAATATTGAAAAAAGACATTTATTGGAGGCATTGGGATACCGAGCAATGGATAAGCTATTGCTTCATTTGCAAAAACAAGTAAGCTAA
- the ilvL gene encoding ilv operon leader peptide produces the protein MNAFLRVISLIIISVVVIIIPPCGAALGRRRLK, from the coding sequence ATGAACGCATTCCTCCGAGTGATTAGCCTAATTATTATTAGCGTGGTGGTGATTATTATCCCACCGTGTGGGGCTGCACTTGGACGACGAAGGCTAAAATAG
- the hdfR gene encoding HTH-type transcriptional regulator HdfR: MYVDTELLKTFLEVSRTRHFGRAAESLYLTQSAVSFRIRQLETQLGTNLFTRHRNNIRLTAAGERLVPYAESLMNTWLQAKKEISHASQHTELSIGATASLWEGYLTDWMQTLYEQHDELRLEARISTRQSLVKQLHSRELDLLIATEPPKMDEFESTVIGTIELRLMASQKNVALTKYNYIKLEWGADFQPTNEPALTLDDSPVMITTSAHIARQLLPVSLSAAFLPSHWNECYTGLKILSEASIKKPLYAIWLQKNDQQVLISQLIKTPVQNAPLVTSS; encoded by the coding sequence ATGTATGTGGATACCGAGTTATTGAAAACTTTTTTGGAGGTCAGTAGAACCAGACACTTTGGCCGAGCCGCGGAATCGCTCTATTTGACACAATCTGCTGTGAGCTTTCGGATCAGGCAATTAGAAACACAACTAGGTACAAATCTATTTACTCGACACCGTAATAATATCAGGCTAACAGCAGCCGGAGAGCGATTGGTTCCCTATGCTGAATCATTGATGAATACTTGGCTACAAGCTAAAAAAGAAATTTCACATGCTTCACAACATACTGAACTATCAATTGGCGCTACAGCTTCGCTCTGGGAAGGATATTTGACAGATTGGATGCAAACGCTCTATGAACAACATGATGAGCTGCGCTTAGAAGCGAGGATATCAACGCGCCAATCTCTTGTTAAACAACTTCATTCCCGAGAATTAGATCTGTTAATCGCAACAGAGCCGCCAAAAATGGATGAATTTGAAAGCACCGTGATTGGTACAATTGAATTACGATTAATGGCGTCACAAAAAAATGTAGCGCTGACTAAATACAATTATATCAAGCTTGAATGGGGAGCTGATTTTCAGCCAACAAATGAACCCGCTTTAACTTTAGATGATTCACCCGTCATGATAACGACATCGGCGCATATTGCCCGTCAATTACTTCCTGTATCGCTTTCTGCTGCGTTTTTACCATCACATTGGAATGAATGTTACACTGGACTAAAAATACTCTCAGAAGCATCAATAAAAAAACCACTCTATGCAATCTGGCTACAAAAAAATGACCAACAAGTACTTATTAGCCAATTAATCAAAACACCAGTTCAAAATGCGCCTTTAGTAACTTCATCTTGA
- the ilvY gene encoding HTH-type transcriptional activator IlvY, whose product MDIRDLKLFLHLAESCHFGRTSKAMYVSPSTLSRQIQRLEEQLGHPLFIRDNRSVKLTQAGEHVKQFAQQTLLQYQQLQHVLNQQSPSLSGELRLFCSVTAAYSHLPQILDKFRALHPLVEIKLTTGDAADAVDKIETQEADLGIAGKPERLPDNVQFTKIGEIPLALIAPALPCAVRSMATDEQPDWATIPFILPEHGPSRKRIELWFRRHHINNPVIYATVSGHEAIVSMVALGCGIALIPSVVVDNSPEPVRSRILQLDNISLVEPFELGVCLLSKRLNEPLIKAFWQLLPENSI is encoded by the coding sequence ATGGATATTCGTGATTTAAAATTGTTCTTACATTTAGCCGAAAGTTGCCACTTTGGCCGAACCTCAAAGGCCATGTATGTCAGCCCTTCCACTTTATCAAGACAAATACAACGCCTTGAAGAACAACTCGGCCATCCCTTATTTATTCGGGATAACCGCTCTGTAAAACTCACTCAAGCAGGTGAACATGTTAAACAATTTGCCCAGCAAACCCTTTTACAATATCAACAGCTCCAGCATGTGCTAAATCAACAAAGCCCATCACTCTCGGGAGAATTACGACTTTTTTGCTCAGTAACCGCAGCCTATAGTCATTTACCACAAATTTTAGATAAGTTCCGAGCGCTACATCCACTCGTTGAAATTAAATTAACCACCGGTGATGCCGCAGATGCTGTCGATAAAATTGAAACACAAGAAGCTGATCTTGGCATTGCAGGAAAACCCGAGCGACTGCCTGATAATGTCCAATTCACCAAAATTGGTGAAATTCCCTTAGCCTTAATCGCCCCAGCTTTACCTTGTGCTGTGCGCTCAATGGCAACTGATGAACAACCAGACTGGGCAACTATCCCTTTTATCCTGCCTGAACACGGCCCATCAAGAAAACGCATAGAATTATGGTTTCGCCGACATCACATTAATAACCCAGTTATTTATGCCACCGTTTCAGGGCATGAAGCTATTGTCTCAATGGTGGCGCTTGGCTGCGGAATTGCACTTATTCCAAGCGTAGTTGTTGATAACAGCCCCGAACCTGTACGTAGCCGTATCTTACAATTAGACAATATTTCGTTAGTTGAACCCTTTGAGCTAGGCGTTTGCCTACTAAGCAAACGCCTAAATGAACCATTGATTAAAGCGTTTTGGCAATTATTACCAGAAAACTCAATCTAA
- a CDS encoding branched-chain amino acid transaminase, translating into MTKKADFIWFNGEMTPWADAKVHVMSHALHYGTSVFEGVRCYDSHKGPVVFRHREHMQRLRDSAKIYRMPVSYSVDELMEACRETLRKNNLVSAYIRPLVFIGDVGMGVNPPDGYTTDVIMAAFPWGAYLGEEALDQGIDAMVSSWNRVAANTIPTGAKAGGNYLSSLLVGSEARRHGYQEGIALDVHGYLSEGAGENIFEVKDGILFTPPFTSSALPGITRDAILTLAKDLGLEVREQTLSRESLYLADEVFMTGTAAEITPVRSVDGIQIGIGRCGPVTKKIQQAFFGLFDGTTEDKWGWLDPVNPQ; encoded by the coding sequence ATGACTAAGAAAGCTGACTTTATTTGGTTTAACGGTGAAATGACGCCATGGGCAGATGCAAAAGTTCACGTAATGTCGCACGCGCTGCATTATGGAACTTCTGTATTTGAAGGCGTCCGTTGTTATGATTCTCACAAAGGCCCTGTTGTATTTCGCCACCGTGAGCATATGCAACGCCTGCGTGATTCCGCAAAAATTTACCGCATGCCTGTCAGCTATAGCGTTGATGAACTGATGGAAGCTTGCCGTGAAACGCTACGTAAAAATAACTTAGTTAGTGCTTACATTCGTCCACTGGTCTTTATCGGTGATGTTGGCATGGGGGTGAATCCACCGGATGGTTATACTACTGATGTCATCATGGCAGCATTCCCTTGGGGTGCTTATTTGGGTGAGGAAGCTTTAGACCAAGGTATTGATGCCATGGTGTCATCTTGGAATCGTGTTGCAGCAAATACAATTCCAACAGGTGCAAAAGCGGGCGGCAATTATCTCTCTTCTTTACTTGTGGGGAGTGAAGCGCGCCGCCATGGTTACCAAGAAGGGATTGCTTTGGATGTTCATGGTTATTTATCTGAAGGTGCGGGTGAGAATATCTTTGAAGTTAAAGACGGCATTTTGTTCACGCCACCATTTACCTCTTCTGCGCTTCCAGGGATCACTCGTGATGCTATTTTAACTTTAGCAAAAGATCTTGGTCTTGAAGTACGTGAGCAAACACTATCACGCGAATCCCTCTATCTTGCAGATGAAGTCTTTATGACAGGAACTGCGGCAGAAATTACACCAGTGCGTAGCGTTGATGGTATTCAAATTGGTATCGGCCGCTGTGGCCCTGTGACGAAAAAAATCCAGCAAGCATTCTTTGGTCTGTTTGATGGAACGACAGAAGATAAATGGGGCTGGTTAGATCCAGTTAACCCTCAATAA
- the ilvA gene encoding threonine ammonia-lyase, biosynthetic produces MAAAKPLPSAPSGSDYLKAALSAPVYEVAQVTPLXKMDKLSARVGNTILVKREDRQPVHSFKLRGAYAMIVGLTAEQKAKGVVTASAGNHAQGVALSANRVGIKAKIVMPVATADIKVDAVRNFGGEAILYGANFDEAKAKAIEMAEKEGYTFVPPFDHPSVIAGQATIALELLQQDAHLDRIFIPVGGGGLIAGVAVLIKQLMPEIKIIGVEAEDAACLKAALDAGHPVDLPRVGLFAEGVAVKRIGDETFRLCQQYVDDVITVDSDAICAALKDIFEDVRAIAEPSGALALAGLKKYVQQHNIKGERLAHILSGANMNFHGLRYVSERCEIGEKREALLAVTIPEQKGSFLRFCQLLGHRAITEFNYRYTDADPERACIFVGVRLSGEAERLEIIQDLQQNGYEVADLSDDEMAKLHVRYMIGGRPSKPLDERLYSFEFPESPGALLRFLETLGTHWNITLFHYRSHGTDYGRVLAAFELSGPEVRFDRHLDALGYEYHDETGNPSFRFFLAPQNSQQTLD; encoded by the coding sequence GTGGCTGCTGCAAAACCTCTACCTTCGGCACCTTCAGGGTCTGATTATTTAAAAGCGGCTTTGAGTGCGCCCGTTTATGAAGTCGCTCAAGTAACACCGTTACMAAAAATGGATAAACTTTCAGCAAGAGTAGGCAACACGATTTTAGTAAAACGTGAAGATAGACAGCCTGTTCATAGCTTTAAGTTACGTGGCGCTTACGCAATGATTGTCGGCTTAACGGCGGAACAAAAAGCAAAAGGTGTTGTAACCGCTTCAGCAGGAAATCATGCGCAAGGTGTTGCTTTATCGGCAAATCGAGTGGGTATTAAAGCCAAAATAGTGATGCCTGTTGCAACCGCAGATATCAAAGTTGATGCGGTTCGTAACTTTGGTGGTGAAGCTATTTTGTATGGTGCTAATTTTGATGAAGCCAAAGCAAAAGCGATTGAAATGGCAGAAAAAGAAGGTTACACCTTTGTGCCACCATTTGATCATCCTTCGGTTATTGCGGGGCAAGCAACAATTGCACTCGAATTATTACAGCAAGATGCTCATCTAGATCGAATATTTATTCCAGTTGGCGGCGGCGGTTTGATTGCGGGTGTTGCAGTTTTAATCAAACAGTTGATGCCTGAAATTAAAATTATTGGTGTTGAAGCGGAAGACGCAGCTTGCTTAAAGGCGGCATTAGATGCGGGACACCCAGTAGATTTACCGCGTGTTGGGTTATTTGCTGAAGGTGTGGCTGTTAAACGCATTGGAGATGAAACTTTCCGTCTTTGCCAGCAATATGTAGATGATGTGATCACCGTTGATAGTGATGCGATTTGTGCCGCACTAAAAGATATCTTTGAAGATGTGCGTGCTATTGCTGAGCCATCAGGGGCTTTAGCTCTTGCAGGGCTAAAAAAATATGTTCAGCAACATAATATTAAAGGTGAACGCTTAGCGCATATTTTATCTGGCGCAAACATGAATTTTCATGGATTGCGCTATGTGTCTGAGCGATGTGAAATTGGTGAAAAACGTGAAGCACTTCTTGCTGTCACAATCCCTGAACAAAAAGGCAGTTTCTTACGTTTTTGTCAGCTATTAGGACACCGTGCTATTACCGAATTTAATTATCGCTATACAGATGCAGATCCTGAACGCGCGTGTATTTTTGTCGGGGTAAGGTTAAGTGGTGAAGCTGAGCGACTTGAGATCATTCAAGATCTGCAACAAAACGGCTATGAGGTCGCTGATCTTTCTGATGATGAGATGGCAAAATTGCACGTCCGTTATATGATTGGTGGACGCCCATCGAAGCCATTGGATGAACGCCTTTACAGCTTTGAATTTCCTGAATCACCGGGTGCATTGTTACGGTTCTTAGAAACATTAGGAACACATTGGAATATCACGCTATTTCATTATCGTAGCCATGGTACTGATTATGGGCGCGTACTGGCGGCTTTTGAGCTATCAGGTCCAGAAGTGCGGTTTGATAGACATCTTGATGCGCTAGGTTATGAATATCATGATGAAACAGGGAATCCATCATTTCGTTTTTTCCTAGCGCCACAAAATAGCCAACAGACATTAGATTGA
- the ilvG gene encoding acetolactate synthase 2 catalytic subunit, with amino-acid sequence MNGAQWLVQALRTQGVDTVFGYPGGAIMPVYDALYDGGVEHLLCRHEQGAVIAAIGYARSTLKTGVCIATSGPGATNLITGLADALLDSVPVVAITGQVSSDFIGTDAFQEIDVLGLSLACTKHSFLVESIDDLPRIVAEAFAIANSGRPGPVLIDIPKDIQLQQAELSPFLMPVEQDLPIQFDEINQARALLAQSEKPMLYIGGGVGMSGAVSQLREFIAYTGIPSVVTLKGLGAVSPSESGYLGMLGMHGTKAANFAVQRCDLLLAVGARFDDRVTGKLNTFAPNAKVIHIDIDHVELDKLRQTHVALWGDAKALLPELMMKKSITPWLQEVQNLKNEFGWRYDHPGEAIYAPLLLKQLSDRMNTNTVITTDVGQHQMWSAQHLGIKAPENFITSSGLGTMGFGIPAAIGAQVARPNDTVICVSGDGSFMMNVQELGTIKRKKLPVKILLLDNQRLGMVRQWQELFFEQRYSETILTDNPDFVALASAFDIPGRRITTKSEVDAALDEFFNSEGAYLLQVSINELENVWPLVPPGASNEKMMEKPL; translated from the coding sequence ATGAATGGGGCACAGTGGTTAGTACAAGCATTACGAACGCAAGGTGTAGATACCGTTTTTGGCTATCCTGGCGGTGCGATTATGCCAGTTTATGATGCATTGTATGATGGTGGTGTTGAACATTTGCTTTGCCGCCATGAGCAAGGTGCTGTTATCGCGGCAATCGGCTATGCTCGCTCAACATTGAAGACAGGGGTTTGTATTGCAACATCTGGGCCTGGCGCAACAAATTTAATTACAGGCTTAGCGGATGCATTATTGGATTCAGTTCCTGTTGTTGCTATCACCGGCCAAGTAAGTTCTGATTTTATTGGTACGGATGCTTTTCAAGAAATTGATGTATTAGGGCTGTCTCTTGCCTGCACCAAACATAGTTTTTTAGTTGAATCTATTGACGATTTACCTCGCATTGTTGCTGAAGCTTTCGCAATCGCAAATAGCGGTCGACCAGGACCTGTACTGATTGATATTCCGAAAGATATTCAGCTACAACAAGCGGAACTATCACCATTTCTCATGCCTGTAGAACAAGATTTACCTATACAGTTTGATGAAATTAATCAAGCTCGGGCACTCTTGGCGCAATCAGAAAAACCGATGTTATATATTGGTGGCGGTGTCGGAATGTCTGGAGCCGTATCGCAGTTAAGAGAGTTTATTGCTTACACAGGCATTCCTTCTGTTGTGACATTAAAAGGGTTAGGTGCGGTTTCTCCTTCTGAGAGTGGTTATCTTGGGATGCTGGGCATGCACGGCACAAAAGCCGCTAACTTTGCAGTGCAACGCTGCGATTTATTATTGGCAGTCGGTGCGCGATTTGATGACAGAGTTACGGGTAAATTGAATACTTTTGCACCAAATGCAAAGGTCATTCATATCGATATTGACCATGTAGAACTGGATAAATTACGACAAACACATGTAGCTTTATGGGGCGATGCAAAAGCATTATTACCTGAATTGATGATGAAAAAATCAATCACACCATGGCTGCAAGAAGTTCAGAATTTAAAAAATGAATTTGGCTGGCGATATGATCATCCAGGTGAGGCAATTTATGCACCACTGCTGTTGAAACAACTCTCAGATCGCATGAATACCAATACAGTTATTACAACGGATGTTGGGCAACATCAAATGTGGTCAGCACAACATTTAGGGATCAAAGCACCCGAAAATTTTATTACTTCAAGTGGTTTAGGCACCATGGGTTTTGGTATTCCTGCTGCAATTGGTGCTCAAGTTGCTCGCCCTAATGATACGGTTATTTGTGTTTCGGGTGACGGTTCTTTCATGATGAATGTACAAGAACTCGGCACTATCAAACGTAAAAAATTACCCGTTAAAATTTTGTTATTAGATAACCAACGGTTAGGTATGGTTCGCCAATGGCAAGAGCTATTTTTTGAGCAACGCTATAGTGAAACAATCTTGACTGATAATCCTGACTTTGTCGCATTGGCGAGCGCTTTTGATATTCCAGGGCGCAGGATCACAACAAAGTCAGAAGTCGATGCGGCGCTGGATGAATTCTTCAATAGTGAAGGTGCTTATTTATTACAGGTCTCAATAAATGAATTAGAAAATGTCTGGCCATTGGTTCCACCAGGGGCTAGTAATGAAAAAATGATGGAGAAACCGTTATGA
- the ilvD gene encoding dihydroxy-acid dehydratase: MPKYRSATTTHGRNMAGARALWRATGVTDADFGKPIIAVVNSFTQFVPGHVHLRDLGKLVAEQIEASGGIAKEFNTIAVDDGIAMGHGGMLYSLPSRELIADSVEYMVNAHCADAMVCISNCDKITPGMLMASLRLNIPVIFVSGGPMEAGKTKLSDQIIKLDLVDAMIQGANPNVSDADSEQIERSACPTCGSCSGMFTANSMNCLTEALGLSQPGNGSLLATHADRKNLFLNAGKRIVELTKRYYEQDDESALPRNIANKAAFENAMILDIAMGGSTNTVLHLLAAAQEAEVDFTMEDIDRLSRQVPHLCKVAPSTQKYHMEDVHRAGGVIGILGELSRAGLLRENVTNILGLTFQQTLEQYDVMLTKDEKVKSMFSAGPAGIRTTQAFSQNCRWPSLDTDRENGCIRNIEHAYSLDGGLAVLAGNIAEDGCIVKTAGVDEGSLVFRGPAKVFESQDDAVEAILGGKVVEGDVVVIRYEGPKGGPGMQEMLYPTSYLKSMGLGKSCALITDGRFSGGSSGLSIGHISPEAASGGLIALVHDGDIIDIDIPKRTIKLDVDDNELNQRRDAELARGEKAYTPRNRQREVSFALRAYASLATSADKGAVRDKSKLGG, encoded by the coding sequence ATGCCTAAGTACCGTTCAGCAACGACAACTCATGGTCGTAATATGGCAGGAGCCCGCGCATTGTGGCGTGCAACAGGAGTGACAGATGCTGATTTTGGCAAGCCAATTATTGCAGTTGTGAACTCATTTACTCAATTTGTACCGGGGCATGTTCATTTGCGTGATCTTGGTAAACTGGTTGCAGAGCAAATTGAAGCTTCCGGTGGCATAGCAAAAGAGTTCAATACCATTGCGGTTGATGATGGTATTGCAATGGGGCATGGTGGAATGCTCTACTCATTGCCATCAAGAGAGCTGATTGCTGATTCTGTCGAGTATATGGTTAATGCTCACTGTGCGGATGCAATGGTGTGTATTTCTAACTGCGATAAGATCACTCCAGGCATGTTAATGGCATCACTGCGCCTCAATATTCCCGTGATTTTTGTTTCTGGTGGCCCGATGGAAGCGGGAAAAACCAAACTTTCTGATCAAATAATCAAATTAGACTTGGTTGATGCCATGATCCAAGGTGCTAATCCTAATGTGAGTGATGCCGATAGTGAGCAAATCGAACGTTCAGCTTGCCCAACGTGTGGCTCTTGTTCGGGTATGTTTACCGCTAACTCAATGAACTGTTTAACGGAAGCGCTTGGATTATCTCAACCGGGGAATGGTTCTTTATTGGCAACGCATGCTGATCGCAAAAATTTATTTCTTAATGCTGGAAAGCGCATTGTTGAATTAACAAAACGTTACTACGAGCAAGATGATGAAAGCGCATTGCCACGCAATATTGCCAATAAAGCAGCATTTGAAAATGCAATGATATTAGATATTGCTATGGGTGGATCGACCAATACTGTTTTGCATTTGCTAGCGGCAGCGCAAGAAGCTGAAGTTGATTTCACAATGGAAGATATTGACCGCCTGTCTCGTCAAGTTCCCCATTTATGCAAAGTTGCACCGAGTACACAAAAATATCATATGGAAGATGTCCACCGTGCTGGTGGTGTAATTGGTATTTTAGGTGAGCTGAGCCGTGCAGGGTTACTGCGAGAAAATGTCACCAATATTTTAGGACTCACCTTTCAACAGACTCTTGAGCAGTATGATGTCATGCTGACAAAAGATGAGAAGGTTAAATCAATGTTTTCTGCGGGACCTGCGGGAATTCGTACTACTCAAGCTTTCTCACAAAATTGTCGTTGGCCATCGCTTGATACTGACAGAGAAAATGGCTGTATCCGGAATATTGAGCATGCTTATAGTTTAGATGGTGGTTTAGCTGTCTTGGCAGGGAATATTGCAGAAGATGGTTGTATTGTAAAAACAGCGGGTGTTGATGAAGGAAGTCTCGTTTTCCGTGGTCCTGCTAAAGTTTTTGAAAGCCAAGATGATGCAGTTGAAGCCATTCTTGGTGGGAAAGTTGTTGAAGGTGATGTTGTTGTTATTCGCTACGAGGGACCAAAAGGTGGCCCAGGTATGCAAGAAATGTTATATCCGACCTCATACCTAAAATCGATGGGTTTAGGTAAGAGTTGCGCGCTGATTACAGATGGTCGTTTTTCTGGAGGAAGTTCAGGGCTGTCGATTGGTCATATTTCGCCAGAAGCAGCAAGTGGTGGCTTAATAGCCTTAGTTCATGATGGAGATATCATTGATATTGATATTCCTAAGCGAACGATAAAGCTAGATGTTGATGACAATGAACTGAATCAGCGCCGTGATGCAGAACTTGCTCGTGGTGAAAAAGCATACACTCCACGTAATCGCCAGCGTGAAGTCTCATTTGCTCTCCGTGCTTATGCTTCTCTTGCGACAAGCGCAGATAAAGGTGCTGTGCGTGATAAATCTAAGCTTGGAGGTTGA
- the ilvM gene encoding acetolactate synthase 2 small subunit, with protein sequence MMQHQLAILARFRPEVLERILRVTRHRGFQISSMTMDHMPDGDNVNIEMTVNSQRPLTQLYAQLTKLSDVSEVEIREQESRLLRTQSAM encoded by the coding sequence ATGATGCAACATCAACTCGCAATATTGGCTCGTTTCCGTCCAGAGGTTTTAGAGCGTATATTACGCGTCACTCGCCATCGTGGATTCCAAATCAGCTCAATGACTATGGATCATATGCCAGATGGTGATAATGTTAATATTGAAATGACTGTAAACAGCCAGCGCCCGTTAACTCAGCTTTATGCGCAGTTAACAAAATTATCGGATGTTTCAGAAGTTGAAATACGAGAACAAGAATCACGACTATTACGCACTCAGAGTGCAATGTAA
- a CDS encoding DUF413 domain-containing protein has protein sequence MAESFITTNRFFDNKHYPRGFSRHGDFTIKEAQLLERHGQAFNELDSGKRTPQTDIEELFVAVCRGEREPVTPEEKVWVKYSNRINRPKRFHTLSGGKPQIDPSEDYTDTDD, from the coding sequence ATGGCTGAAAGCTTCATCACGACTAATCGTTTTTTTGATAATAAACATTACCCACGTGGCTTTTCTCGTCATGGTGATTTCACCATCAAGGAAGCTCAATTGCTCGAACGTCATGGTCAAGCATTTAACGAACTTGATTCTGGCAAACGTACACCGCAAACAGATATCGAAGAACTGTTTGTTGCTGTTTGTCGTGGCGAGAGAGAACCTGTAACTCCTGAAGAAAAAGTATGGGTTAAATATTCTAATCGTATAAACCGTCCGAAACGCTTTCATACTTTATCTGGCGGTAAACCACAGATTGATCCGTCAGAAGACTATACAGATACAGATGATTAA